In Toxotes jaculatrix isolate fToxJac2 chromosome 20, fToxJac2.pri, whole genome shotgun sequence, the following proteins share a genomic window:
- the si:ch211-161h7.4 gene encoding enolase-phosphatase E1 isoform X3, which translates to MEYPTLRRPKRKLCYLTNKESPSKQWAGKLTLGDVDRMFDDLDSSPHDDDLLTSSPLLQTSDTERNQSEREAPPVPQEGHLTKTFPTCEMGPEGDVLPPATGSLSPKVDIDLDIPLKVHKPVKTSSPIEKDVVVEGEEEEDKGRNRAVSPILFDCEDEDKEEANTEPLTIKEPRVNGHATDDEDSELESPPSKFAISKPLMSSHKNKVEGSCKGNLPVKEKTHKKPQTPVLETKRKVPRQESTDSPVSAERQKPEPAALEKLSSVHSQPAAEMSTRVGKDMTTFLQKLRDAGQSKPACSRKSLSPVKVPTLPPEPEDDFLILEDEAPLWFSIPSKSSKKQKPSRTSSSDKDSSTDKGTKDSALETAQKEDELEKANARLENQPVNQKMKKKKGREKKNEAVGPKDDEGEYFSPEDLPAGDLMEQEKPIKKKQQQLKKTSLKENDKAKEKPKDTASRESDEENPSQKMKKKAQKSSVMKSSKSSKDGKENVQTSRAKSLKETRKAMQESENRKEMVYDEAVMEQDQEQNSKKPADVEHLRPLVDQKILNSDAQTAKDLEDGKAKQNKLATESEGSLCEERQILGKRKRKQTGQWWLNCPQSTEETKVTDNQPTLKKSKQHSKEPSATESSAKAKKDRILKKRNQKRPAELSSQNTINATENKAKRNKNRPAKEDTPDKMKATDEVFNTTETEQQQQEVPNQDLDPVQLSPLVFTHRDLSLNSAAASPRRPQEELRPAEPEKRKRKPPGNWWTLNNMSEDLEDISSQPQQLNPKQPKSRKERKKKSKQSKSPGLGTPKNGNVAVSSKPLGGAHVTPVKLKPLSAPKTVKRSLATFKDIFTSATETPTVVSSRNTGQNNRRNVAARPAVEVTVTDCAAVCTDAGEFKSTQNSPPNHDTAQDSNCQPENTLKDLKSGPSSMIELEQYEEKNDSVLLSPRVHAELSFSDLCAPPLKPLILQPKDKANLTEWFKSLWSTVDNGAEITPDQFDWYFYQGRAIGFLVDLNCGSICNGKILLGSYMKKPLWVDHSAVTVFNLLTSSVSVTIDGKQSRFNPGQSFMVQCGHAYSIQNVTAQPAVLYFTRILAESSG; encoded by the exons ATGGAGTACCCTACATTG AGGAGGCCAAAGCGGAAGCTCTGCTATCTCACAAATAAAGAAAG tccaTCTAAACAGTGGGCAGGAAAGCTGACATTGGGAGATGTTGATAGGATGTTTGATGACTTGG ATTCATCCCCACATGACGATGACCTGTTAACGTCATCTCCCCTGCTCCAGACCTCTGATACTGAGAGAAaccagagtgagagagaggctcCACCAGTCCCACAGGAGGGACACTTGACCAAAACATTTCCAACATGTGAAATG GGTCCTGAAGGAGATGTCCTGCCTCCTGCAACTGGGTCACTCAGTCCTAAAGTGGACATTG ATTTGGACATTCCATTGAAAGTGCATAAGCCAGTAAAGACATCCAGCCCTATTGAAAAGGATGTGGTTGTGGAAGgcgaagaagaggaggacaagggGAGAAACAGGGCTGTGTCCCCAattctctttgactgtgaagatgaagacaaagaagagGCAAACACAGAGCCTTTAACCATCAAGGAACCCCGGGTCAACGGGCACGCGACAGACGA TGAGGACTCTGAGTTGGAGTCTCCTCCAAGCAAATTCGCTATTAGCAAACCCTTGATGTCCAGTCACAAAAACAAGGTGGAAGGGTCATG CAAAGGGAATCTCccagtcaaagaaaaaacacacaagaaaccTCAAACACCTGTTttagagacaaaaagaaaagtgccAAG GCAAGAAAGCACAGATTCACCTGtttcagcagagagacagaagccTGAACCAGCAGCTCTTGAGAAACTCTCAAGTGTTCACAGCCAGCCAGCGGCAGAGATGTCCACCCGTGTGGGGAAAGACATGACTACTTTTCTACAGAAACTTAGAGATGCTGGACAGTCCAAACCTGCATG tTCCAGGAAGTCGCTGTCACCAGTAAAGGTTCCCACTCTTCCTCCTGAGCCAGAGGATGATTTCCTGATTTTGGAGGACGAAGCACCTCTTTGGTTTTCCATCCCAAGCAAAAGCAGTAAGAAACAGAAGCCAAGCAGAACTTCCAGCTCAGACAAAGACAGTTCAACAGATAAGGGGACTAAGGACAGTGCACTAGAAACTGCACAAAAAGAGGATGAATTGGAAAAGGCAAACGCCAGACTGGAAAATCAGCCTGTTaatcagaaaatgaagaagaagaaagggagagagaagaagaatgaagcGGTTGGACCTAAAGATGATGAGGGCGAATACTTCAGTCCTGAGGATCTTCCTGCAGGTGACTTGATGGAACAAGAGAAaccaattaaaaagaaacaacaacaactcaagAAGACTTCATTGAAAGAGAATGACAAGGCAAAGGAGAAACCCAAAGACACAGCCAGCAGGGAATCAGATGAAGAAAACCCctctcagaaaatgaaaaagaaagcacagaagTCCTCTGTGATGAAGAGCTCAAAGTCTTCAAAAGATGGGAAAGAAAACGTCCAGACTAGCAGGGCTAAGTCATTAAAGGAGACCAGAAAAGCGATGCAggaatctgaaaacagaaaggagATGGTGTATGATGAGGCTGTGATGGAACAAGATCAGGAGCAGAACAGTAAGAAGCCTGCAGATGTTGAACACTTGCGCCCTCTTGTAG ACCAAAAGATCCTGAATTCTGATGCACAAACAGCAAAGGATTTAGAAGACGGAAAGGCTAAACAGAACAAACTGGCGACTGAGTCTGAAGGGAGTTTGTGTGAAGAACGTCAGATTCTTGGAAAgcggaaaagaaaacagactggACAGTGGTGGTTGAACTGTCCTCAgagcacagaggaaacaaaggtTACAGACAACCAGCCTACGCTCAAGAAGTCCAAACAGCACAGTAAAGAGCCCAGTGCAACAGAATCTTCAGCAAAGGCTAAGAAGGACagaattttaaagaaaagaaatcagaaaCGGCCCGCAGAGTTGTCCAGTCAGAACACAATTAACGCTACAGAGAACAAAGCCAAACGCAACAAGAACAGACCTGCTAAAGAAGACACACCAGACAAGATGAAAGCAACAGATGAAGTATTTAACACGactgagacagagcagcagcagcaggaggtcCCGAATCAGGACCTGGATCCTGTGCAGTTGAGCCCTTTGGTCTTTACACACCGAGACCTCAGTCTTAACTCAG CGGCTGCCTCTCCCAGAAGACCACAGGAGGAGCTAAGGCCAGCCGAACCAGAGAAACGGAAGAGGAAACCTCCTGGTAACTGGTGGACACTTAACAACATGTCTGAGGACCTGGAGGACATCTCCTCACAACCTCAGCAGCTTAATCCCAAGCAGCCCAAATCCcgtaaggaaagaaaaaagaagtctAAGCAGAGCAAATCTCCGGGACTTGGAACACCCAAAAATGGCAACGTGGCAGTTTCATCAAAACCACTAGGGGGAGCTCATGTGACCCCAGTGAAACTGAAGCCACTGTCTGCCCCAAAGACGGTCAAACGCTCTCTGGCtacatttaaagacattttcacaTCAGCCACAGAGACGCCGACTGTggtcagcagcagaaacacaggtCAGAATAACAGACGTAATGTTGCTGCACGTCCTGCTGTGGAAGTCACTGTTACTGACTGTGCAGCAGTCTGTACGGATGCTGGTGAATTCAAGAGCACGCAGAACAGCCCCCCCAACCACGACACCGCACAGGACAGCAACTGTCAGCCAGAGAACAC GTTAAAAGACCTCAAAAGTGGACCATCCTCGATGATTGAGCTTGAGCAATACGAGGAGAAAAATGACTCGg TTCTGCTGTCACCCAGAGTCCACGCTGAGCTCTCTTTTTCTGATCTGTGCGCTCCCCCTCTCAAACCGCTGATCTTACAGCCGAAGGATAAGGCCAACCTGACAGAGTGGTTTAAGAGTCTCTGGTCTACTGTCGACA ATGGTGCTGAGATCACTCCAGACCAGTTTGACTGGTACTTCTATCAAGGCAGAGCTATTGGTTTCCTGGTGGACCTGAACTGTGGCTCCATCTGTAATGGAAAGATTCTGCTGGGCTCCTACATGAAGAAGCCTCTCTGGGTGGATCACAGCGCCGTAACA GTTTTTAACTTATTAACGAGCTCAGTGAGTGTAACCATCGATGGTAAACAGTCCCGCTTCAACCCAGGACAGTCCTTTATGGTGCAGTGTG GACATGCCTACAGCATCCAGAACGTCACTGCTCAGCCTGCAGTTCTGTATTTCACCAGGATATTAGCAGAAAGTTCAGGTTGA
- the si:ch211-161h7.4 gene encoding enolase-phosphatase E1 isoform X2 translates to MPIRRPKRKLCYLTNKESPSKQWAGKLTLGDVDRMFDDLDSSPHDDDLLTSSPLLQTSDTERNQSEREAPPVPQEGHLTKTFPTCEMGPEGDVLPPATGSLSPKVDIDLDIPLKVHKPVKTSSPIEKDVVVEGEEEEDKGRNRAVSPILFDCEDEDKEEANTEPLTIKEPRVNGHATDDEDSELESPPSKFAISKPLMSSHKNKVEGSCKGNLPVKEKTHKKPQTPVLETKRKVPRQESTDSPVSAERQKPEPAALEKLSSVHSQPAAEMSTRVGKDMTTFLQKLRDAGQSKPACSRKSLSPVKVPTLPPEPEDDFLILEDEAPLWFSIPSKSSKKQKPSRTSSSDKDSSTDKGTKDSALETAQKEDELEKANARLENQPVNQKMKKKKGREKKNEAVGPKDDEGEYFSPEDLPAGDLMEQEKPIKKKQQQLKKTSLKENDKAKEKPKDTASRESDEENPSQKMKKKAQKSSVMKSSKSSKDGKENVQTSRAKSLKETRKAMQESENRKEMVYDEAVMEQDQEQNSKKPADVEHLRPLVDQKILNSDAQTAKDLEDGKAKQNKLATESEGSLCEERQILGKRKRKQTGQWWLNCPQSTEETKVTDNQPTLKKSKQHSKEPSATESSAKAKKDRILKKRNQKRPAELSSQNTINATENKAKRNKNRPAKEDTPDKMKATDEVFNTTETEQQQQEVPNQDLDPVQLSPLVFTHRDLSLNSGRQVFQNVYHHVSNQKMSNTPAAASPRRPQEELRPAEPEKRKRKPPGNWWTLNNMSEDLEDISSQPQQLNPKQPKSRKERKKKSKQSKSPGLGTPKNGNVAVSSKPLGGAHVTPVKLKPLSAPKTVKRSLATFKDIFTSATETPTVVSSRNTGQNNRRNVAARPAVEVTVTDCAAVCTDAGEFKSTQNSPPNHDTAQDSNCQPENTLKDLKSGPSSMIELEQYEEKNDSVLLSPRVHAELSFSDLCAPPLKPLILQPKDKANLTEWFKSLWSTVDNGAEITPDQFDWYFYQGRAIGFLVDLNCGSICNGKILLGSYMKKPLWVDHSAVTVFNLLTSSVSVTIDGKQSRFNPGQSFMVQCGHAYSIQNVTAQPAVLYFTRILAESSG, encoded by the exons ATGCCAATC AGGAGGCCAAAGCGGAAGCTCTGCTATCTCACAAATAAAGAAAG tccaTCTAAACAGTGGGCAGGAAAGCTGACATTGGGAGATGTTGATAGGATGTTTGATGACTTGG ATTCATCCCCACATGACGATGACCTGTTAACGTCATCTCCCCTGCTCCAGACCTCTGATACTGAGAGAAaccagagtgagagagaggctcCACCAGTCCCACAGGAGGGACACTTGACCAAAACATTTCCAACATGTGAAATG GGTCCTGAAGGAGATGTCCTGCCTCCTGCAACTGGGTCACTCAGTCCTAAAGTGGACATTG ATTTGGACATTCCATTGAAAGTGCATAAGCCAGTAAAGACATCCAGCCCTATTGAAAAGGATGTGGTTGTGGAAGgcgaagaagaggaggacaagggGAGAAACAGGGCTGTGTCCCCAattctctttgactgtgaagatgaagacaaagaagagGCAAACACAGAGCCTTTAACCATCAAGGAACCCCGGGTCAACGGGCACGCGACAGACGA TGAGGACTCTGAGTTGGAGTCTCCTCCAAGCAAATTCGCTATTAGCAAACCCTTGATGTCCAGTCACAAAAACAAGGTGGAAGGGTCATG CAAAGGGAATCTCccagtcaaagaaaaaacacacaagaaaccTCAAACACCTGTTttagagacaaaaagaaaagtgccAAG GCAAGAAAGCACAGATTCACCTGtttcagcagagagacagaagccTGAACCAGCAGCTCTTGAGAAACTCTCAAGTGTTCACAGCCAGCCAGCGGCAGAGATGTCCACCCGTGTGGGGAAAGACATGACTACTTTTCTACAGAAACTTAGAGATGCTGGACAGTCCAAACCTGCATG tTCCAGGAAGTCGCTGTCACCAGTAAAGGTTCCCACTCTTCCTCCTGAGCCAGAGGATGATTTCCTGATTTTGGAGGACGAAGCACCTCTTTGGTTTTCCATCCCAAGCAAAAGCAGTAAGAAACAGAAGCCAAGCAGAACTTCCAGCTCAGACAAAGACAGTTCAACAGATAAGGGGACTAAGGACAGTGCACTAGAAACTGCACAAAAAGAGGATGAATTGGAAAAGGCAAACGCCAGACTGGAAAATCAGCCTGTTaatcagaaaatgaagaagaagaaagggagagagaagaagaatgaagcGGTTGGACCTAAAGATGATGAGGGCGAATACTTCAGTCCTGAGGATCTTCCTGCAGGTGACTTGATGGAACAAGAGAAaccaattaaaaagaaacaacaacaactcaagAAGACTTCATTGAAAGAGAATGACAAGGCAAAGGAGAAACCCAAAGACACAGCCAGCAGGGAATCAGATGAAGAAAACCCctctcagaaaatgaaaaagaaagcacagaagTCCTCTGTGATGAAGAGCTCAAAGTCTTCAAAAGATGGGAAAGAAAACGTCCAGACTAGCAGGGCTAAGTCATTAAAGGAGACCAGAAAAGCGATGCAggaatctgaaaacagaaaggagATGGTGTATGATGAGGCTGTGATGGAACAAGATCAGGAGCAGAACAGTAAGAAGCCTGCAGATGTTGAACACTTGCGCCCTCTTGTAG ACCAAAAGATCCTGAATTCTGATGCACAAACAGCAAAGGATTTAGAAGACGGAAAGGCTAAACAGAACAAACTGGCGACTGAGTCTGAAGGGAGTTTGTGTGAAGAACGTCAGATTCTTGGAAAgcggaaaagaaaacagactggACAGTGGTGGTTGAACTGTCCTCAgagcacagaggaaacaaaggtTACAGACAACCAGCCTACGCTCAAGAAGTCCAAACAGCACAGTAAAGAGCCCAGTGCAACAGAATCTTCAGCAAAGGCTAAGAAGGACagaattttaaagaaaagaaatcagaaaCGGCCCGCAGAGTTGTCCAGTCAGAACACAATTAACGCTACAGAGAACAAAGCCAAACGCAACAAGAACAGACCTGCTAAAGAAGACACACCAGACAAGATGAAAGCAACAGATGAAGTATTTAACACGactgagacagagcagcagcagcaggaggtcCCGAATCAGGACCTGGATCCTGTGCAGTTGAGCCCTTTGGTCTTTACACACCGAGACCTCAGTCTTAACTCAG GGCGTCAGGTATTTCAGAATGTCTACCATCATGTCTCTAATCAAAAAATGTCCAACACTCCAGCGGCTGCCTCTCCCAGAAGACCACAGGAGGAGCTAAGGCCAGCCGAACCAGAGAAACGGAAGAGGAAACCTCCTGGTAACTGGTGGACACTTAACAACATGTCTGAGGACCTGGAGGACATCTCCTCACAACCTCAGCAGCTTAATCCCAAGCAGCCCAAATCCcgtaaggaaagaaaaaagaagtctAAGCAGAGCAAATCTCCGGGACTTGGAACACCCAAAAATGGCAACGTGGCAGTTTCATCAAAACCACTAGGGGGAGCTCATGTGACCCCAGTGAAACTGAAGCCACTGTCTGCCCCAAAGACGGTCAAACGCTCTCTGGCtacatttaaagacattttcacaTCAGCCACAGAGACGCCGACTGTggtcagcagcagaaacacaggtCAGAATAACAGACGTAATGTTGCTGCACGTCCTGCTGTGGAAGTCACTGTTACTGACTGTGCAGCAGTCTGTACGGATGCTGGTGAATTCAAGAGCACGCAGAACAGCCCCCCCAACCACGACACCGCACAGGACAGCAACTGTCAGCCAGAGAACAC GTTAAAAGACCTCAAAAGTGGACCATCCTCGATGATTGAGCTTGAGCAATACGAGGAGAAAAATGACTCGg TTCTGCTGTCACCCAGAGTCCACGCTGAGCTCTCTTTTTCTGATCTGTGCGCTCCCCCTCTCAAACCGCTGATCTTACAGCCGAAGGATAAGGCCAACCTGACAGAGTGGTTTAAGAGTCTCTGGTCTACTGTCGACA ATGGTGCTGAGATCACTCCAGACCAGTTTGACTGGTACTTCTATCAAGGCAGAGCTATTGGTTTCCTGGTGGACCTGAACTGTGGCTCCATCTGTAATGGAAAGATTCTGCTGGGCTCCTACATGAAGAAGCCTCTCTGGGTGGATCACAGCGCCGTAACA GTTTTTAACTTATTAACGAGCTCAGTGAGTGTAACCATCGATGGTAAACAGTCCCGCTTCAACCCAGGACAGTCCTTTATGGTGCAGTGTG GACATGCCTACAGCATCCAGAACGTCACTGCTCAGCCTGCAGTTCTGTATTTCACCAGGATATTAGCAGAAAGTTCAGGTTGA
- the si:ch211-161h7.4 gene encoding enolase-phosphatase E1 isoform X1 → MEYPTLRRPKRKLCYLTNKESPSKQWAGKLTLGDVDRMFDDLDSSPHDDDLLTSSPLLQTSDTERNQSEREAPPVPQEGHLTKTFPTCEMGPEGDVLPPATGSLSPKVDIDLDIPLKVHKPVKTSSPIEKDVVVEGEEEEDKGRNRAVSPILFDCEDEDKEEANTEPLTIKEPRVNGHATDDEDSELESPPSKFAISKPLMSSHKNKVEGSCKGNLPVKEKTHKKPQTPVLETKRKVPRQESTDSPVSAERQKPEPAALEKLSSVHSQPAAEMSTRVGKDMTTFLQKLRDAGQSKPACSRKSLSPVKVPTLPPEPEDDFLILEDEAPLWFSIPSKSSKKQKPSRTSSSDKDSSTDKGTKDSALETAQKEDELEKANARLENQPVNQKMKKKKGREKKNEAVGPKDDEGEYFSPEDLPAGDLMEQEKPIKKKQQQLKKTSLKENDKAKEKPKDTASRESDEENPSQKMKKKAQKSSVMKSSKSSKDGKENVQTSRAKSLKETRKAMQESENRKEMVYDEAVMEQDQEQNSKKPADVEHLRPLVDQKILNSDAQTAKDLEDGKAKQNKLATESEGSLCEERQILGKRKRKQTGQWWLNCPQSTEETKVTDNQPTLKKSKQHSKEPSATESSAKAKKDRILKKRNQKRPAELSSQNTINATENKAKRNKNRPAKEDTPDKMKATDEVFNTTETEQQQQEVPNQDLDPVQLSPLVFTHRDLSLNSGRQVFQNVYHHVSNQKMSNTPAAASPRRPQEELRPAEPEKRKRKPPGNWWTLNNMSEDLEDISSQPQQLNPKQPKSRKERKKKSKQSKSPGLGTPKNGNVAVSSKPLGGAHVTPVKLKPLSAPKTVKRSLATFKDIFTSATETPTVVSSRNTGQNNRRNVAARPAVEVTVTDCAAVCTDAGEFKSTQNSPPNHDTAQDSNCQPENTLKDLKSGPSSMIELEQYEEKNDSVLLSPRVHAELSFSDLCAPPLKPLILQPKDKANLTEWFKSLWSTVDNGAEITPDQFDWYFYQGRAIGFLVDLNCGSICNGKILLGSYMKKPLWVDHSAVTVFNLLTSSVSVTIDGKQSRFNPGQSFMVQCGHAYSIQNVTAQPAVLYFTRILAESSG, encoded by the exons ATGGAGTACCCTACATTG AGGAGGCCAAAGCGGAAGCTCTGCTATCTCACAAATAAAGAAAG tccaTCTAAACAGTGGGCAGGAAAGCTGACATTGGGAGATGTTGATAGGATGTTTGATGACTTGG ATTCATCCCCACATGACGATGACCTGTTAACGTCATCTCCCCTGCTCCAGACCTCTGATACTGAGAGAAaccagagtgagagagaggctcCACCAGTCCCACAGGAGGGACACTTGACCAAAACATTTCCAACATGTGAAATG GGTCCTGAAGGAGATGTCCTGCCTCCTGCAACTGGGTCACTCAGTCCTAAAGTGGACATTG ATTTGGACATTCCATTGAAAGTGCATAAGCCAGTAAAGACATCCAGCCCTATTGAAAAGGATGTGGTTGTGGAAGgcgaagaagaggaggacaagggGAGAAACAGGGCTGTGTCCCCAattctctttgactgtgaagatgaagacaaagaagagGCAAACACAGAGCCTTTAACCATCAAGGAACCCCGGGTCAACGGGCACGCGACAGACGA TGAGGACTCTGAGTTGGAGTCTCCTCCAAGCAAATTCGCTATTAGCAAACCCTTGATGTCCAGTCACAAAAACAAGGTGGAAGGGTCATG CAAAGGGAATCTCccagtcaaagaaaaaacacacaagaaaccTCAAACACCTGTTttagagacaaaaagaaaagtgccAAG GCAAGAAAGCACAGATTCACCTGtttcagcagagagacagaagccTGAACCAGCAGCTCTTGAGAAACTCTCAAGTGTTCACAGCCAGCCAGCGGCAGAGATGTCCACCCGTGTGGGGAAAGACATGACTACTTTTCTACAGAAACTTAGAGATGCTGGACAGTCCAAACCTGCATG tTCCAGGAAGTCGCTGTCACCAGTAAAGGTTCCCACTCTTCCTCCTGAGCCAGAGGATGATTTCCTGATTTTGGAGGACGAAGCACCTCTTTGGTTTTCCATCCCAAGCAAAAGCAGTAAGAAACAGAAGCCAAGCAGAACTTCCAGCTCAGACAAAGACAGTTCAACAGATAAGGGGACTAAGGACAGTGCACTAGAAACTGCACAAAAAGAGGATGAATTGGAAAAGGCAAACGCCAGACTGGAAAATCAGCCTGTTaatcagaaaatgaagaagaagaaagggagagagaagaagaatgaagcGGTTGGACCTAAAGATGATGAGGGCGAATACTTCAGTCCTGAGGATCTTCCTGCAGGTGACTTGATGGAACAAGAGAAaccaattaaaaagaaacaacaacaactcaagAAGACTTCATTGAAAGAGAATGACAAGGCAAAGGAGAAACCCAAAGACACAGCCAGCAGGGAATCAGATGAAGAAAACCCctctcagaaaatgaaaaagaaagcacagaagTCCTCTGTGATGAAGAGCTCAAAGTCTTCAAAAGATGGGAAAGAAAACGTCCAGACTAGCAGGGCTAAGTCATTAAAGGAGACCAGAAAAGCGATGCAggaatctgaaaacagaaaggagATGGTGTATGATGAGGCTGTGATGGAACAAGATCAGGAGCAGAACAGTAAGAAGCCTGCAGATGTTGAACACTTGCGCCCTCTTGTAG ACCAAAAGATCCTGAATTCTGATGCACAAACAGCAAAGGATTTAGAAGACGGAAAGGCTAAACAGAACAAACTGGCGACTGAGTCTGAAGGGAGTTTGTGTGAAGAACGTCAGATTCTTGGAAAgcggaaaagaaaacagactggACAGTGGTGGTTGAACTGTCCTCAgagcacagaggaaacaaaggtTACAGACAACCAGCCTACGCTCAAGAAGTCCAAACAGCACAGTAAAGAGCCCAGTGCAACAGAATCTTCAGCAAAGGCTAAGAAGGACagaattttaaagaaaagaaatcagaaaCGGCCCGCAGAGTTGTCCAGTCAGAACACAATTAACGCTACAGAGAACAAAGCCAAACGCAACAAGAACAGACCTGCTAAAGAAGACACACCAGACAAGATGAAAGCAACAGATGAAGTATTTAACACGactgagacagagcagcagcagcaggaggtcCCGAATCAGGACCTGGATCCTGTGCAGTTGAGCCCTTTGGTCTTTACACACCGAGACCTCAGTCTTAACTCAG GGCGTCAGGTATTTCAGAATGTCTACCATCATGTCTCTAATCAAAAAATGTCCAACACTCCAGCGGCTGCCTCTCCCAGAAGACCACAGGAGGAGCTAAGGCCAGCCGAACCAGAGAAACGGAAGAGGAAACCTCCTGGTAACTGGTGGACACTTAACAACATGTCTGAGGACCTGGAGGACATCTCCTCACAACCTCAGCAGCTTAATCCCAAGCAGCCCAAATCCcgtaaggaaagaaaaaagaagtctAAGCAGAGCAAATCTCCGGGACTTGGAACACCCAAAAATGGCAACGTGGCAGTTTCATCAAAACCACTAGGGGGAGCTCATGTGACCCCAGTGAAACTGAAGCCACTGTCTGCCCCAAAGACGGTCAAACGCTCTCTGGCtacatttaaagacattttcacaTCAGCCACAGAGACGCCGACTGTggtcagcagcagaaacacaggtCAGAATAACAGACGTAATGTTGCTGCACGTCCTGCTGTGGAAGTCACTGTTACTGACTGTGCAGCAGTCTGTACGGATGCTGGTGAATTCAAGAGCACGCAGAACAGCCCCCCCAACCACGACACCGCACAGGACAGCAACTGTCAGCCAGAGAACAC GTTAAAAGACCTCAAAAGTGGACCATCCTCGATGATTGAGCTTGAGCAATACGAGGAGAAAAATGACTCGg TTCTGCTGTCACCCAGAGTCCACGCTGAGCTCTCTTTTTCTGATCTGTGCGCTCCCCCTCTCAAACCGCTGATCTTACAGCCGAAGGATAAGGCCAACCTGACAGAGTGGTTTAAGAGTCTCTGGTCTACTGTCGACA ATGGTGCTGAGATCACTCCAGACCAGTTTGACTGGTACTTCTATCAAGGCAGAGCTATTGGTTTCCTGGTGGACCTGAACTGTGGCTCCATCTGTAATGGAAAGATTCTGCTGGGCTCCTACATGAAGAAGCCTCTCTGGGTGGATCACAGCGCCGTAACA GTTTTTAACTTATTAACGAGCTCAGTGAGTGTAACCATCGATGGTAAACAGTCCCGCTTCAACCCAGGACAGTCCTTTATGGTGCAGTGTG GACATGCCTACAGCATCCAGAACGTCACTGCTCAGCCTGCAGTTCTGTATTTCACCAGGATATTAGCAGAAAGTTCAGGTTGA
- the LOC121200806 gene encoding uncharacterized protein LOC121200806, whose amino-acid sequence MGKHNCGRLAAIVVSVAGFAVSLVFNGLSVVGIGPYYTTTANVSAVFDTQLTPSGWTFNIWSVIYVWLTAMIIYILAGLCRKNGYGYVYCSPSVLPYGFFISWCLNLCFNIGWLLVWDRGLMIAALVFLILVICTNYSMIFFICHGLHIYGAWLKKYHKADLWLLRVLVQNGVMIYTTWTTIATLINLTIVLTYDVEVSPKDAATISYSVLAVLLLVWFVLENFVLDKHVRYILIIYPVVIWALSGNLDKNYDAESPSRNGIFIAVLLVLASVLFVVRIVLVVWRHVTQPLYEDVSPEAMEPMAIAKKQKKIFC is encoded by the exons ATGGGAAAACATAACTGTGGACGTCTTGCTGCGATAGTTGTTTCTGTTGCCGGCTTTGCAGTAAGCTTGGTGTTCAATGGTCTGTCAGTAGTTGGGATTG GTCCTTATTATACAACTACAGCCaatgtgtctgctgtgtttgacaCCCAGCTCACGCCCTCAGGATGGACCTTTAACATCTGGAGCGTCATCTATGTCTGGCTGACAGCCATGATTATCTACATCCTCGCTGGTCTTTGCAGAAA GAATGGTTATGGCTACGTTTACTGTAGCCCTTCAGTGCTACCTTATGGATTCTTCATTAGCTGGTGCCTCAATCTGTGTTTCAATATTGGCTGGCTGCTTGTTTGGGACAGAGG ACTGATGATTGCTGCACTGGTTTTTCTCATCCTGGTCATCTGCACAAACTACTCCATGATATTCTTCATCTGCCATGGGCTTCATATTTATGGAGCCTGGCTCAAGAAATACCACAAAGCAGACCTGTGGCTCCTCCGTGTGTTG GTTCAAAATGGCGTGATGATATACACGACATGGACAACCATTGCAACTCTAATCAACCTGACCATTGTACTGACCTATGATGTAGAGGTGTCCCCAAAAGATGCTGCCACCATCTCATACTCTGTTTTGGCTGTTTTGTTGCTTGTGTG GTTTGTTTTGGAAAACTTTGTCCTTGACAAACATGTGCGGTACATCCTCATCATCTACCCTGTTGTGATCTGGGCTCTGTCTGGAAACCTGGACAAAAACTACGATGCTGAATCACCCAGTCGCAATGGCATCTTCATTG ctgtgctgctggttttagcctctgtgctgtttgttgtaCGGATTGTTTTGGTGGTTTGGAGACACGTCACACAGCCACTCTATGAAGATGTCAGTCCTGAAGCCATGGAACCAATGGCGATTGccaagaagcagaagaagataTTTTGCTAA